The Desulfovibrionales bacterium genome includes a window with the following:
- a CDS encoding ABC transporter permease codes for MSGYYPVFLREMMLFRRRFLRLGYFFSAMFAPLLYLLAFGLGLGHRISIAGGSYLDFLLPGLIAMSSMNNSYTWIATSLTVGRLHFRTFQVFIQSPVSPCAIVLGEVLAGMVRGLFASSMILLVGLFLGSGLYFMPLFIPALLLNCFLFASLGVVSGLRAKSHEDTATFSNFFILPMAFFGGTFFPIEEMPRWLQFVIRILPLAHTNKLMRAKCMGPDCLLSLAVLVIFAVIFFVISVYLVRTYSE; via the coding sequence ATGTCTGGATATTATCCGGTTTTTTTGCGTGAGATGATGCTCTTCCGGAGGCGCTTTCTGCGCCTCGGCTATTTCTTCTCGGCCATGTTTGCCCCGCTCCTTTATCTGCTGGCCTTTGGGCTCGGGTTAGGACACAGGATAAGTATTGCCGGAGGAAGCTATCTTGACTTCCTCCTCCCGGGTCTCATCGCCATGAGTTCCATGAATAATTCCTACACCTGGATTGCCACCAGTCTAACTGTAGGCCGGCTCCACTTCCGTACCTTCCAGGTTTTTATCCAATCACCGGTGAGTCCCTGTGCTATTGTCCTGGGAGAGGTTTTGGCCGGCATGGTGCGGGGTCTTTTTGCCTCAAGCATGATCCTTTTAGTCGGCTTGTTCCTGGGAAGCGGCCTTTATTTTATGCCGCTCTTCATACCGGCCTTGCTCCTCAATTGTTTTCTCTTCGCCTCTCTGGGTGTAGTCTCCGGCCTTAGGGCCAAATCTCACGAAGATACGGCCACCTTCTCCAATTTTTTCATATTGCCCATGGCCTTTTTTGGGGGGACATTCTTCCCGATTGAAGAAATGCCCCGCTGGCTGCAATTCGTCATCCGAATCCTGCCCCTGGCCCATACTAATAAGCTCATGCGTGCTAAATGTATGGGGCCTGATTGCCTCTTATCCCTGGCTGTCCTGGTAATCTTTGCCGTTATCTTTTTTGTCATCAGTGTTTATCTGGTGCGGACATACAGTGAATGA
- a CDS encoding ATP-binding cassette domain-containing protein encodes MINIDHITKIYGAIRALDSLTLVIKQGEVFGLLGPNGAGKTTTIKILTTLSKPTSGRAAIGGHDVEKEPLAVKNIIGVAPQEINLDKELTAEQNLRVYGMLHRLDNLGRNIKDILELAGLSERSNHLVRDFSGGMQRRLLIARALLTKPNVLFLDEPTVGLDPQVRRQIWDLVRNLKENGTTVFLTTHYIEEAEALCTRVGILSRGRLIALGTPQELKGEVGGFVLEYQENGNTRYMLCRSREEAHSLSQSKKGPIIIRESNLEDVFIKLTGERIGPAE; translated from the coding sequence ATGATCAATATTGACCACATAACCAAAATCTATGGCGCCATCAGGGCGCTTGATTCCCTCACCCTTGTCATAAAACAGGGCGAGGTCTTCGGCCTTCTGGGACCGAACGGCGCCGGGAAAACGACCACCATCAAGATATTAACTACACTCAGCAAGCCCACCAGCGGCCGGGCCGCGATCGGCGGGCATGATGTGGAGAAAGAGCCGCTGGCGGTGAAGAATATCATCGGCGTAGCGCCTCAGGAGATAAACCTGGACAAGGAATTAACCGCTGAACAAAATCTCCGGGTCTATGGAATGCTTCACAGATTGGACAACCTTGGCCGGAATATAAAAGATATCCTGGAATTGGCCGGCCTGTCCGAGAGGAGCAACCACCTGGTGCGTGACTTTTCCGGCGGTATGCAGCGCCGCCTTCTTATCGCCCGCGCCCTTCTCACCAAACCGAATGTGCTTTTTCTCGACGAACCTACGGTCGGTCTGGACCCACAGGTAAGGAGACAGATATGGGACCTGGTCCGTAACCTTAAAGAGAACGGAACCACCGTCTTTCTTACCACGCACTACATTGAGGAGGCTGAGGCCCTTTGCACGCGGGTGGGCATCCTTTCCCGCGGCAGGCTTATAGCCCTGGGAACACCGCAGGAACTTAAGGGCGAAGTGGGCGGTTTCGTGCTGGAGTATCAGGAAAACGGCAATACCCGATACATGTTATGCCGGAGCCGGGAAGAGGCCCACAGCCTTTCGCAGAGCAAAAAAGGGCCGATAATCATCCGGGAGTCCAACCTGGAAGACGTCTTCATTAAGTTGACCGGGGAGAGGATTGGGCCGGCGGAATAG
- a CDS encoding ABC transporter ATP-binding protein, translating to MMEIKGLEFHHPHSHDPVLKGISFGVNSKEVTTILGPNGSGKTTLFNCIAGLWRHQKGEIVFQDKNISHLPHEKRAKILAVVPQEHAPPFPYSVLDAVLMGRVSHVGIFATPSKDDYLKAEEAIEAVGITHLKERAYTRISGGERQLALIARGLAQQPRVMLLDEPTAHLDFRNQIHVLSTITELTRKENLTTLVTLHDPNLSAMFSDRVILLGQGQVVGEGDPGAVITPENLRQVYDLEVEWIGDNGRRFIYPRLPACH from the coding sequence ATGATGGAGATTAAAGGTCTCGAGTTCCATCACCCTCATTCCCATGACCCGGTCCTTAAGGGAATCTCCTTTGGAGTAAATAGCAAAGAGGTGACTACCATCCTGGGCCCGAATGGTTCAGGCAAGACAACGCTTTTCAATTGCATAGCCGGGTTATGGAGACATCAGAAAGGCGAAATAGTATTCCAGGATAAAAATATATCGCATCTTCCGCACGAAAAAAGGGCCAAGATACTTGCTGTTGTCCCTCAGGAACACGCCCCCCCTTTCCCTTATTCTGTTTTGGATGCGGTGCTGATGGGCCGGGTTTCCCATGTAGGTATCTTTGCAACCCCTTCTAAAGATGATTACCTTAAGGCTGAAGAGGCTATAGAGGCCGTGGGGATAACACACTTAAAGGAAAGGGCATACACGCGCATCAGCGGCGGCGAAAGGCAACTGGCGCTTATTGCCCGGGGATTGGCCCAGCAGCCAAGGGTTATGCTCTTGGATGAACCCACCGCCCATCTGGATTTTCGGAATCAGATACACGTACTCAGTACGATTACGGAACTGACACGGAAAGAGAATCTTACCACCCTGGTCACCCTGCATGATCCAAACCTGTCCGCCATGTTTTCGGATAGGGTAATTCTCTTAGGCCAGGGGCAGGTTGTGGGTGAAGGAGATCCCGGAGCGGTTATAACCCCTGAGAATCTCCGGCAGGTGTATGACCTGGAGGTGGAGTGGATAGGTGACAATGGACGGCGTTTTATTTATCCGCGCCTCCCCGCCTGCCACTAA
- a CDS encoding iron ABC transporter permease has translation MSKKALKTITIMASPFLIGWVALFIGAYNVSPLMVLKVIGSGIWPFLKSPDIEETAIILDIRLPRIILAGLVGIALSGSGVTLQGIFRNPLVDPFILGISAGAALGCALSVGFFPHLPIQMMAFLFAITAVILAYSIAKTQGEVSRLPLVLSGVIISAFFTAMVSIVKFLVDPHKLQNIVYWLMGSFSLSDWRLVKIAGIGIITGLLPVFLMRWRLNVLSMGEDEASALGVNTKRDRIIFIAGSSLAVSIAVSVSGIIGWVGLMVPHLVRMITGPDHKSLIPLSMAGGAAFMIFADTVARNLTDLDIPVGIITAITGAPFFIYLMKKGGKESWGR, from the coding sequence GTCGCCCTTTTCATAGGCGCCTACAATGTAAGCCCTCTTATGGTCCTAAAGGTTATTGGTTCGGGAATATGGCCCTTTTTAAAAAGCCCGGATATTGAAGAAACGGCGATAATCCTGGATATAAGGCTCCCGCGCATAATCCTGGCCGGGCTGGTGGGCATTGCCCTCTCAGGGTCAGGCGTGACCCTCCAGGGAATATTCCGCAATCCGCTGGTTGATCCCTTTATACTCGGCATATCGGCCGGCGCAGCCTTAGGATGCGCCCTATCCGTGGGATTTTTCCCGCATCTGCCTATACAGATGATGGCGTTTTTATTTGCCATAACGGCAGTGATTCTGGCATACTCAATAGCAAAGACACAAGGCGAGGTCTCCAGGCTTCCCCTGGTGCTTTCGGGGGTCATCATCTCCGCCTTTTTTACTGCCATGGTCTCAATCGTAAAATTTCTGGTTGACCCCCATAAGCTCCAGAATATCGTGTACTGGTTGATGGGGAGCTTCTCTCTATCGGACTGGAGGCTGGTAAAAATTGCCGGAATAGGCATCATTACAGGACTTTTACCTGTATTCCTGATGCGCTGGAGGCTCAATGTGCTGAGTATGGGCGAGGACGAAGCCAGCGCCCTGGGTGTGAATACGAAGAGGGACAGGATTATATTTATTGCCGGATCATCCCTGGCTGTAAGTATTGCCGTATCCGTAAGCGGAATCATCGGCTGGGTAGGGTTGATGGTCCCGCATCTGGTTAGAATGATAACCGGCCCCGACCACAAAAGCCTTATCCCGTTAAGCATGGCCGGAGGGGCCGCCTTCATGATATTTGCCGACACCGTGGCCAGAAATCTGACCGATCTTGATATACCGGTAGGGATAATAACCGCTATAACTGGCGCCCCGTTTTTTATTTACCTTATGAAGAAAGGTGGAAAGGAGAGCTGGGGAAGATGA